The Lutibacter sp. Hel_I_33_5 genome has a window encoding:
- a CDS encoding DUF6095 family protein — MSTDVNLLGKGLQRLVILILLFILSPISITIGFKALKKFTEYPKYLVAYAILFISVLLIIFTIYFAFKTFKILLNAVFKKE; from the coding sequence ATGAGTACAGATGTAAACTTGCTCGGTAAAGGCTTACAAAGACTGGTAATCTTAATATTACTTTTTATCCTCTCTCCTATTTCTATCACAATCGGTTTTAAAGCCTTAAAAAAGTTTACAGAATACCCTAAATATCTAGTTGCTTACGCTATTTTATTCATAAGTGTTTTATTGATAATTTTCACTATCTATTTTGCTTTTAAAACATTTAAAATATTATTAAACGCTGTTTTTAAAAAAGAGTAA
- a CDS encoding D-alanine--D-alanine ligase codes for MLNKKFHKTFNWEHWPSSMFYIPNLPYAFYLASKAKHSAFFSAANPSIKSSGNGTESKYKTIQLVPEKHRPKSILHNSDNDFLATYKAIQESNIDFPLIAKPDIGFRGLLVKKINTKEELEEYLKKYPVNILIQEFLEYENECGIFYHRNPNSKNGIISSITLKKFLTVTADGTSTLKELINNDSRAKLYLEILENLHKNDLEKVPSKNKKIKLSVIGNHSKGTQFICGKHLISNKLVETFNQLSYKIPGWFYGRIDLKYNSIEDLERGEDFKILEINGIISEPTHIYDAKNYNYFQALKAIRSHWKSLYEIATTNHKEHKVPYVSSKKFISEMFELRAYTKKVKKISTY; via the coding sequence GTGCTAAATAAGAAGTTTCATAAAACATTTAATTGGGAACATTGGCCTTCTTCAATGTTTTATATTCCAAATTTACCTTATGCCTTTTATTTAGCCTCAAAAGCAAAGCATTCTGCTTTTTTTAGTGCTGCAAACCCTTCAATTAAAAGTTCTGGAAATGGTACTGAAAGTAAATATAAAACCATACAATTAGTTCCTGAAAAGCATAGACCAAAAAGCATTTTACATAATTCGGATAATGATTTTTTAGCTACCTACAAAGCCATTCAAGAAAGTAACATTGACTTTCCTTTAATAGCCAAACCAGATATTGGTTTTAGAGGATTATTGGTGAAAAAAATAAATACAAAAGAAGAACTAGAAGAATATTTAAAAAAATATCCTGTCAATATTCTTATTCAAGAATTTCTAGAATATGAAAATGAATGTGGCATTTTTTATCACAGAAATCCAAATAGCAAAAATGGAATTATCTCTTCTATTACATTAAAAAAATTTTTAACAGTTACTGCGGATGGAACATCAACGTTAAAAGAATTAATTAATAATGATTCAAGAGCAAAATTGTATTTAGAGATTTTAGAAAATCTTCATAAAAATGATCTTGAAAAAGTTCCGTCCAAGAATAAAAAAATAAAATTATCGGTTATTGGAAATCATTCTAAAGGCACACAATTTATTTGTGGAAAACATCTTATCAGTAATAAATTAGTTGAAACATTTAATCAATTAAGTTATAAAATACCTGGTTGGTTTTATGGTAGAATCGATCTAAAATACAACAGTATTGAAGATTTAGAAAGAGGTGAAGATTTTAAAATTTTAGAAATTAATGGAATTATTTCTGAGCCAACACATATTTACGATGCTAAAAATTATAATTACTTTCAAGCATTAAAAGCTATTCGATCACATTGGAAATCATTGTATGAAATTGCAACTACAAACCATAAAGAACACAAAGTTCCGTATGTAAGTTCTAAAAAATTTATTTCTGAAATGTTTGAATTAAGGGCTTATACTAAAAAAGTGAAAAAAATTTCAACCTATTAA
- a CDS encoding DinB family protein, with product MIDAIEKNLQRGIKLLNSITDQQYSDATIPPYFSSIGTNMRHVLDAFTCVFNGLENNHIDFSNRDRNQLAEEKTAVGIDYFNEVITKLHLLKESDFDKMVSVCDDLGTGVVTANYTLGSALIQAHSHAIHHYASIGFIIHQLGVELPDADFGFNPTTPKKVEAC from the coding sequence ATGATAGACGCCATTGAAAAGAACTTACAAAGAGGAATTAAATTACTGAATTCTATTACAGATCAACAATATAGTGATGCCACAATTCCGCCGTATTTTTCAAGTATTGGAACCAATATGCGTCATGTTTTAGACGCTTTTACATGTGTTTTTAACGGATTAGAAAATAATCATATAGATTTTTCTAATAGAGATCGAAATCAATTAGCAGAAGAAAAAACTGCAGTTGGAATTGATTATTTTAATGAAGTAATTACAAAGCTTCATTTACTAAAAGAAAGTGATTTTGATAAAATGGTTTCTGTTTGTGATGATTTAGGAACTGGTGTTGTAACAGCAAATTATACATTAGGCAGCGCATTGATTCAGGCACACAGTCACGCAATTCATCATTATGCAAGTATTGGTTTTATTATACATCAATTAGGGGTTGAATTACCTGATGCAGATTTTGGATTTAATCCAACTACACCGAAAAAAGTTGAAGCTTGTTAA
- a CDS encoding OmpA family protein translates to MKNIINNKIILIAFVMFLVVNIQAQEKDTKLINYKVHSVKGINDVGLDFSPVYYKDKLVFSSERADKKSFLDLYTIRIDNPKKGTSKIEKFSIEKLSKTYHISNIAFSKDYRTIYFTRNNYFKKRFKPYKKNVNRLKLYRAHRNIEDTEWESIKELPFNGDDFSTGHPSLSKDDKTLYFSSDRPGGYGKTDIYKVGINEDGSFGKIINLGKEVNSSEREMFPTTKENELYFSSDRNNGQGGLDIYKYNLNKKNEAINLGKTINSSVDDFGIVFNPENPNKGYFSSNRKGGLGSDDIYGFTEETTIIKPCEQIVYGVIKDKKLSTPIAFAKVIIQNAISKENIEELNADAKGNYSYTLPCSKNYIALASKEYYKEEQKPFSTSTKSGINNELNFNLELIDDLKYNNNNEAIININPIYFDTNKSTIRPDAAKELDYIVSVMNKYPEMKIKATSHTDSRGKDSYNEALSTRRAESTRSYITSQGISPSRITAIGYGESQPTNHCENGVKCSKEEHQLNRRTEFIIIRQKE, encoded by the coding sequence ATGAAAAATATTATAAATAACAAAATAATACTAATAGCATTTGTAATGTTTTTAGTAGTAAATATTCAAGCACAAGAGAAAGACACTAAATTAATAAATTATAAGGTGCATTCTGTTAAAGGAATTAATGATGTTGGTTTAGACTTTAGTCCAGTGTACTATAAAGATAAATTAGTGTTTTCATCAGAAAGAGCAGATAAAAAATCTTTCTTAGATCTTTATACTATCAGAATTGATAATCCTAAAAAAGGAACATCGAAAATAGAAAAATTTTCTATTGAAAAATTAAGTAAAACATACCATATTTCTAATATTGCATTTAGTAAAGATTATAGAACGATTTACTTTACTAGAAATAATTATTTTAAGAAACGTTTTAAGCCTTATAAAAAAAATGTTAATAGATTAAAATTATATCGAGCACATAGAAATATAGAAGATACAGAATGGGAGTCTATAAAAGAATTACCTTTTAATGGTGATGATTTTTCTACCGGACATCCAAGTTTAAGTAAAGATGATAAAACTTTATATTTTTCATCAGATAGACCTGGTGGATATGGAAAAACAGATATTTATAAAGTAGGAATTAATGAAGATGGAAGTTTTGGGAAAATCATAAATCTAGGTAAAGAAGTAAATTCTTCTGAAAGAGAAATGTTTCCGACAACTAAAGAAAATGAATTATATTTTTCTTCAGATAGAAATAACGGACAAGGAGGGTTAGATATTTATAAATACAATCTTAATAAAAAAAATGAAGCAATAAACTTAGGAAAAACTATTAATAGTTCTGTTGACGATTTTGGAATTGTTTTTAACCCTGAAAACCCAAATAAAGGTTACTTTTCTTCAAATAGAAAAGGTGGATTAGGAAGTGATGATATATATGGTTTTACAGAAGAAACTACTATAATAAAACCATGTGAACAAATAGTATACGGTGTTATAAAAGATAAAAAGTTATCTACTCCTATTGCTTTTGCTAAAGTGATAATTCAAAATGCTATTTCAAAAGAAAATATTGAAGAACTAAATGCAGATGCAAAAGGTAACTACAGTTATACTTTGCCATGTTCTAAAAACTATATTGCATTAGCAAGCAAAGAATATTATAAAGAAGAACAAAAACCGTTTAGTACTTCAACCAAAAGTGGAATAAATAATGAACTTAATTTTAATTTAGAATTAATAGACGATTTAAAGTATAATAATAATAACGAAGCTATTATTAACATAAATCCTATCTATTTTGATACGAATAAATCTACAATAAGACCAGATGCTGCAAAAGAGTTAGATTATATAGTAAGTGTAATGAACAAATATCCAGAGATGAAAATAAAAGCAACATCTCATACAGATTCAAGAGGGAAAGATAGTTACAATGAAGCTTTATCAACTAGAAGAGCAGAGTCTACAAGAAGTTATATTACTTCTCAAGGTATTTCACCTTCAAGAATTACTGCCATAGGATATGGAGAATCTCAACCTACAAATCATTGTGAGAATGGAGTGAAATGTTCAAAAGAAGAGCATCAACTTAACAGAAGAACTGAGTTTATTATTATAAGACAAAAAGAGTAA
- a CDS encoding type IX secretion system membrane protein PorP/SprF: protein MKIEKALLGLLILLSVSFYAQQDPQYTHYMYNMNIINPAYAGSNESMSINFLGRSQWVGIDGAPQTITFGIHSPTGKKLGLGLSFIADKIGPVKEQTAYGDFSFTVQVGEGRNLGFGIKAGFTFIDVNLSSIELLNNNTPTNFFNRINKAIPNFGAGVFYHTDKFYAGFSIPNMIKTIHLEGSNSAITRVSEEAHYFLTSGYVFDINRNVKFKPSFLVKTAPGAPTSIDLSSNILLNDKLEFGLSYRVNSSISALFNIKTTDNLRIGYAYDYSINNLGNFNSGSHEIFLLFDLPFSSDRILSPRFF from the coding sequence ATGAAAATTGAAAAAGCACTTTTAGGATTATTGATTTTATTGAGCGTAAGTTTTTACGCTCAGCAAGATCCTCAGTATACACATTATATGTATAACATGAACATTATAAATCCTGCATATGCAGGGTCTAATGAATCGATGTCTATTAATTTTTTAGGACGGAGTCAATGGGTAGGAATAGATGGAGCACCTCAAACAATTACGTTTGGAATTCATTCTCCTACAGGTAAAAAATTAGGATTAGGACTTTCTTTTATAGCTGATAAAATAGGGCCAGTAAAAGAACAAACAGCTTATGGAGACTTTAGTTTTACTGTTCAAGTAGGAGAAGGGAGAAATTTAGGGTTTGGTATAAAAGCAGGTTTTACTTTTATTGATGTAAACTTAAGTTCAATAGAACTTTTAAATAACAATACCCCAACTAATTTTTTTAATAGAATTAACAAAGCTATCCCTAATTTTGGTGCTGGTGTATTTTATCATACAGACAAATTCTATGCTGGATTTTCTATTCCTAATATGATAAAAACCATTCACTTAGAGGGTAGTAATTCTGCTATTACGAGAGTAAGTGAAGAAGCCCATTATTTTTTAACAAGTGGATATGTTTTTGATATCAATAGAAATGTAAAGTTTAAACCTTCTTTTTTGGTAAAAACTGCACCAGGTGCACCCACTTCTATAGATTTATCTAGTAATATTTTGTTAAATGATAAGTTAGAGTTCGGATTATCATATCGAGTAAATTCATCTATTTCAGCATTATTTAATATAAAAACAACAGATAATTTACGAATAGGTTATGCATATGATTATTCAATCAATAACCTAGGAAATTTTAACTCAGGTTCTCACGAGATATTTTTATTATTTGATCTACCATTTTCTAGTGATAGAATATTATCTCCAAGATTCTTTTAA